From the genome of Deinococcus aerius, one region includes:
- the trxB gene encoding thioredoxin-disulfide reductase codes for MTSAPMQDYDVVIIGGGPAGLTAAIYAGRGSLSTLVLEKGLPGGQIAQTEEVENYPGFPEPISGMELSQRMVQQAEKFGARIEMDEVEAIESTPTSHPYVFTVRGYSGTYRARSVILATGANPRRLNVPGEEHFWGKGVSTCATCDGFFYRGKKVVVIGGGDAAVEEGLFLTKFAEEVTLIHRRDTLRANKVAQARAFANPKMKFIWNTVVEEIQGEDHVTGVRLKNLGTGEVTDMPTDGVFIFIGHVPNTDFVRGTVRLREDGYVEVTDEIYTSVPLLFAAGDVSDYVYRQLATSVGAGTRAAMSAERALAALELETETAAD; via the coding sequence ATGACGAGCGCCCCCATGCAGGACTACGACGTGGTGATTATCGGTGGTGGCCCCGCCGGGCTGACCGCCGCCATCTACGCGGGCCGGGGCAGCCTCAGCACGCTGGTGCTGGAAAAGGGCCTGCCCGGCGGCCAGATCGCCCAGACTGAAGAGGTCGAGAACTACCCCGGCTTTCCCGAGCCCATCAGCGGCATGGAGCTCTCGCAGCGCATGGTGCAGCAGGCCGAGAAGTTCGGTGCCCGCATCGAGATGGACGAGGTCGAGGCCATCGAGTCCACGCCGACCAGCCACCCCTACGTGTTCACGGTGCGCGGCTACAGCGGCACCTACCGCGCGAGGAGCGTGATCCTGGCGACCGGCGCCAACCCCCGCCGCCTGAACGTGCCCGGCGAGGAGCATTTCTGGGGCAAGGGCGTGTCCACCTGCGCGACCTGTGACGGCTTCTTCTACCGCGGCAAGAAGGTCGTCGTGATCGGCGGCGGCGACGCGGCGGTGGAGGAAGGGCTCTTCCTGACCAAGTTCGCCGAGGAGGTCACCCTGATCCACCGCCGGGACACCCTGCGCGCGAACAAGGTCGCCCAGGCGCGGGCCTTCGCCAACCCCAAGATGAAATTCATCTGGAACACGGTGGTCGAGGAGATTCAGGGCGAGGACCACGTGACGGGCGTGCGGCTGAAGAACCTGGGGACCGGCGAGGTGACGGACATGCCCACCGACGGGGTGTTCATCTTTATCGGGCACGTGCCGAACACCGACTTCGTGCGGGGCACCGTGCGGCTGCGCGAGGACGGCTATGTCGAGGTCACCGACGAGATCTACACCAGCGTGCCCCTGCTCTTCGCGGCGGGCGACGTGTCGGACTACGTGTACCGCCAGCTCGCCACCAGCGTGGGGGCGGGCACCCGCGCGGCGATGAGTGCCGAGCGCGCCCTGGCCGCGCTGGAGCTGGAAACCGAGACGGCGGCCGACTGA
- a CDS encoding HD domain-containing protein translates to MRSLPLSARVTRKVRGYLGKVRRLARSLSERYAHPDDTWAAAQLTPREARVYLGMDARDREHACRVARHLLRDHPGAAPEVVAAALLHDCGKSIRPYRVAERVLVGLVPNRLARLLPFGPLAVRAYHPELGAELLARAGARPRVARLVARHHHAVGDPEAALLHHYDDLE, encoded by the coding sequence ATGCGCTCCCTGCCCCTCTCCGCCCGGGTGACCCGCAAGGTCCGCGGGTATCTGGGCAAGGTGCGGCGGCTCGCGCGCAGCCTGAGTGAACGCTACGCCCACCCCGACGACACCTGGGCCGCGGCGCAGCTCACACCCCGGGAGGCCCGCGTGTACCTGGGCATGGACGCCCGCGACCGCGAACACGCCTGCCGGGTGGCCCGCCACCTGCTGCGCGACCACCCGGGCGCGGCGCCCGAGGTGGTGGCTGCCGCGCTGCTCCACGACTGCGGCAAGAGCATCCGCCCCTACCGGGTGGCCGAGCGCGTCCTGGTGGGCCTGGTGCCCAACCGCCTGGCCCGGCTGCTGCCGTTCGGGCCGCTGGCGGTGCGGGCCTACCACCCGGAACTGGGCGCGGAGCTGCTGGCGCGGGCGGGCGCGCGGCCCCGGGTGGCCCGGCTGGTCGCCCGGCACCACCACGCGGTCGGGGACCCCGAGGCGGCGCTGCTCCACCACTACGACGATCTGGAATGA
- a CDS encoding CAP domain-containing protein, with amino-acid sequence MRSCKLLALVGGLLALTACGSAPGSSLDPGPDSTPSSPGGPFAQRVLDLTNQARAQARSCGGTRFAATTPLTYNAQLERAAQGYAADMAAKNYFHHDHTSADGRTFDQRITAAGYTWQTVGENIAAGQPSAEEVVAGWLASEGHCRNVMNPNFRELGVGYAYKAGSTYGHYWVQDFGAR; translated from the coding sequence ATGCGCTCCTGCAAGCTGCTCGCCCTGGTCGGGGGTCTGCTGGCCCTGACGGCCTGCGGTTCCGCGCCCGGCTCCTCCCTGGACCCCGGGCCGGACTCCACCCCCTCCTCACCCGGCGGCCCCTTCGCGCAGCGGGTGCTGGACCTCACCAATCAGGCCCGCGCCCAGGCCCGGTCCTGCGGAGGGACCCGGTTCGCCGCCACCACGCCCCTCACGTACAACGCGCAGTTGGAGCGGGCGGCCCAGGGCTACGCGGCGGACATGGCGGCGAAGAACTACTTCCATCACGACCACACGAGCGCGGACGGCCGCACCTTTGACCAACGCATCACGGCGGCGGGGTACACCTGGCAGACGGTCGGCGAGAATATCGCCGCCGGGCAGCCCTCGGCCGAGGAGGTCGTCGCCGGGTGGCTGGCGAGCGAGGGCCACTGCCGCAACGTCATGAACCCGAACTTCAGGGAACTGGGCGTGGGGTACGCCTACAAGGCGGGAA